From Actinoplanes oblitus, a single genomic window includes:
- a CDS encoding bifunctional uroporphyrinogen-III C-methyltransferase/uroporphyrinogen-III synthase, with amino-acid sequence MTTRTARKPAGRIAFIGAGPGDPELLTRRAYAALTDADQVVYDRGVPESLLAAVRADAKEDAQFSPAEGAPGDVAKVLLSAAKSGLAAVHLVAGDPFGHESVVKEVQAVARTAVHFEVIPGIGQAEGVAAYAGVPLPGVRIAADVDDVTTLDFDALAGAAQKGSFAVAVDAGDLAAVRDGLLAAGVEPGVPVGVTGDGTGETQYTTTSTVDSFVAAALGFTGRVVLTVGAEVAERDPLSWWENRPLYGWKVLVPRTKEQAGAMSARLRAYGAIPCEVPTIAVEPPRTPAQMERAVKGLVDGRYAWVVFTSVNAVRAVWEKFAEHGLDARHFGGVKIACIGEATAEAVRAFGIQPELIPAGEQSSEGLLAEFSPHDEILDPVGRVLLPRADIATETLAAGLIERGWEVDDVTAYRTVRAAPPPAEIRDAIKSGGFDAVLFTSSSTVRNLVGIAGKPHARTVVAVIGPKTAETAVEFGLRVDTQPQNASVPDLVEALAEYAMELREKLAAMPAKQRRGSKVQGPTALRFR; translated from the coding sequence ATGACCACCCGCACCGCCCGCAAGCCAGCCGGACGCATCGCGTTCATCGGCGCCGGACCCGGCGACCCGGAGCTGTTGACCCGCCGCGCCTATGCCGCGCTGACCGATGCCGACCAGGTGGTCTACGACCGCGGCGTGCCCGAGTCCCTGCTGGCCGCGGTCCGTGCGGACGCCAAGGAGGACGCCCAGTTCAGCCCCGCCGAGGGCGCCCCCGGCGACGTGGCCAAGGTGCTGCTCTCCGCCGCCAAGTCCGGCCTGGCCGCCGTCCACCTGGTGGCCGGTGACCCGTTCGGCCACGAGTCGGTGGTCAAGGAGGTGCAGGCGGTCGCGCGTACCGCCGTGCACTTCGAGGTGATCCCGGGCATCGGGCAGGCCGAGGGCGTCGCCGCGTACGCCGGTGTGCCGCTGCCCGGCGTGCGCATCGCCGCCGACGTCGACGACGTCACCACGCTGGACTTCGACGCGCTGGCCGGCGCGGCCCAGAAGGGCTCGTTCGCGGTCGCCGTGGACGCCGGTGACCTGGCCGCGGTCCGCGACGGGCTGCTCGCGGCCGGCGTCGAGCCGGGTGTCCCGGTCGGCGTGACCGGCGACGGCACCGGCGAGACGCAGTACACCACCACCTCGACGGTGGACAGCTTCGTCGCCGCCGCGCTCGGCTTCACCGGCCGGGTGGTGCTCACCGTCGGCGCCGAGGTGGCCGAGCGCGACCCGCTGAGCTGGTGGGAGAACCGCCCGCTGTACGGCTGGAAGGTGCTGGTCCCGCGCACCAAGGAGCAGGCCGGGGCGATGAGCGCGCGGCTGCGGGCGTACGGCGCCATCCCGTGCGAGGTGCCGACCATCGCGGTCGAGCCGCCGCGCACCCCGGCGCAGATGGAGCGCGCGGTCAAGGGCCTGGTCGACGGCCGGTACGCCTGGGTCGTCTTCACCTCGGTCAACGCGGTCCGCGCGGTCTGGGAGAAGTTCGCCGAGCACGGCCTGGACGCCCGCCACTTCGGTGGCGTGAAGATCGCCTGCATCGGTGAGGCCACCGCCGAGGCGGTCCGCGCGTTCGGCATCCAGCCGGAGCTGATCCCGGCCGGCGAGCAGTCCAGCGAGGGCCTGCTGGCCGAGTTCTCACCGCACGACGAGATCCTCGACCCGGTCGGCCGGGTGCTGCTGCCGCGCGCCGACATCGCCACCGAGACCCTCGCGGCCGGCCTGATCGAGCGGGGCTGGGAGGTGGACGACGTGACCGCGTACCGGACGGTGCGGGCCGCGCCGCCGCCGGCCGAGATCCGTGACGCGATCAAGTCGGGTGGCTTCGACGCGGTGCTGTTCACCTCGTCCTCGACCGTCCGGAACCTGGTCGGCATCGCCGGCAAGCCGCACGCCCGTACGGTGGTCGCGGTGATCGGCCCGAAGACCGCGGAGACCGCTGTCGAGTTCGGTCTGCGGGTGGACACCCAGCCGCAGAACGCCTCGGTACCCGACCTGGTCGAGGCGCTCGCCGAGTACGCCATGGAGCTGCGCGAGAAGCTGGCGGCGATGCCCGCCAAGCAGCGCCGCGGTTCCAAGGTGCAGGGGCCGACGGCGCTCCGCTTCCGCTGA
- a CDS encoding murein transglycosylase yields MAEAPKIPAERPELRAAAPKGGPLGGSGAASAGAAPADPGSAPAVKDPVTPAKKSEEPVPPAEKSAEPATPAKKSEEPAPPAKDAKPSLLRRSAGALGRGGRGVVTWSKGPSGRVVLPSAVVVALIAGAGTAGAYLVPRALDAAPTPSATPAFGGAPLPSAGDPNALPTGGFPTDPGIGTLPGATFPTAALPATTLPATTVPGALPTTAATGAAGGRPADTLAAWAQTIGGKVGIPVVAVQAYGYAELVTSRTTPSCHLTWTTLAAIGKVASAHGSANGAVLGVDGVARPGIIGLPLNGQGGRPLVPDTDQGTLDQDRSFDREVGPMKLTPGTWQANAVDADRNGASEINDIDDAALATATALCKDPKGTPRDLSRADSWWDAVLTLNNGAVRPSAQKVFEAANDYGRTSRQ; encoded by the coding sequence GTGGCGGAGGCACCGAAGATCCCAGCAGAGCGGCCGGAGTTGCGGGCGGCGGCGCCGAAGGGCGGGCCGCTGGGCGGTTCCGGGGCCGCATCGGCCGGTGCCGCGCCGGCGGACCCCGGCAGCGCGCCGGCGGTCAAGGATCCGGTCACCCCCGCGAAGAAGTCCGAGGAACCCGTGCCGCCCGCCGAGAAATCGGCCGAACCGGCGACGCCCGCCAAGAAGTCCGAGGAACCGGCGCCGCCCGCGAAGGACGCCAAGCCCAGCCTGCTCCGCCGCTCCGCGGGTGCCCTGGGGCGCGGCGGTCGCGGCGTCGTCACCTGGTCGAAAGGTCCCAGCGGCCGAGTCGTCCTGCCCAGCGCCGTGGTGGTCGCGCTGATCGCCGGTGCCGGCACGGCGGGCGCCTACCTGGTCCCCCGCGCCCTCGACGCGGCACCCACCCCGAGCGCCACCCCGGCCTTCGGCGGCGCCCCGCTGCCCTCGGCGGGCGACCCGAACGCGCTGCCCACCGGCGGTTTCCCGACCGATCCAGGCATCGGCACGCTGCCGGGCGCCACGTTCCCGACCGCCGCGCTCCCGGCGACCACGCTGCCCGCGACCACCGTGCCCGGCGCGCTGCCGACCACCGCCGCCACCGGCGCGGCCGGCGGCCGCCCGGCTGACACCCTGGCCGCCTGGGCCCAGACGATCGGCGGCAAGGTCGGCATCCCGGTGGTCGCGGTGCAGGCTTACGGGTACGCCGAGCTGGTCACCAGTCGCACCACCCCGAGCTGCCACCTGACCTGGACCACGCTCGCCGCGATCGGCAAGGTGGCCTCCGCGCACGGCAGCGCGAACGGCGCGGTGCTCGGCGTCGACGGGGTGGCCCGGCCGGGCATCATCGGCCTGCCGCTGAACGGGCAGGGCGGCCGGCCCCTGGTCCCGGACACCGATCAGGGCACGCTCGACCAGGACCGCAGCTTCGACCGCGAGGTCGGCCCGATGAAACTGACCCCGGGCACCTGGCAGGCGAACGCGGTGGACGCCGACCGCAACGGCGCCTCGGAGATCAACGACATCGACGACGCCGCGCTGGCCACCGCCACCGCGCTCTGCAAGGACCCGAAAGGCACGCCGCGCGACCTGTCCCGGGCCGATTCCTGGTGGGACGCGGTGCTCACGCTGAACAACGGCGCCGTCCGCCCGTCCGCGCAGAAGGTCTTCGAGGCCGCCAACGACTACGGCCGCACCAGCCGCCAGTGA
- a CDS encoding GNAT family N-acetyltransferase, translated as MRVREWDPRSASPAEVRSLVETVNAVLAADLPDDPPWRDVQVREYLAETMPGERRICWVAEDDRLAEGESEIYALVSILLLGDIGVLEILVKPHLRRRGLGRELLAVAARRAYLEGFSSIGVEAIGGTPAIGFYEALGFEREYVETRSVLGLDTVDWAALGTMASGISSGYRVEYHPGGPPAELLEAYARAKAEAQTDDDDLDLTPRSSDPQRLRESLETLHRRGLKPYIVLAIHEATGAVAGLTELVVPAQHPERADQYDTIVVREHRGYGIDRAIKARMLFELRAAEPGLSQVQTWNAQHNESMLKVNAELGYQSDRDWYEYIADVGQLVQRLEPR; from the coding sequence GTGAGGGTGCGTGAATGGGATCCCCGCTCCGCGTCCCCGGCTGAGGTCCGCTCGCTGGTGGAGACGGTCAACGCGGTGCTGGCGGCCGACCTCCCCGACGATCCACCCTGGCGGGACGTGCAGGTCCGGGAGTACCTCGCGGAGACCATGCCCGGCGAGCGCCGGATCTGCTGGGTAGCCGAGGACGACCGCCTCGCGGAGGGGGAGAGCGAGATCTACGCCCTGGTCAGCATTCTGCTGCTGGGCGACATCGGCGTGCTCGAGATCCTGGTCAAGCCGCACCTGCGCCGCCGTGGCCTGGGGCGCGAGCTGCTCGCCGTGGCCGCTCGCCGGGCGTACCTCGAAGGCTTCTCCTCGATCGGCGTGGAAGCGATCGGCGGCACCCCGGCCATCGGCTTCTACGAGGCGCTCGGCTTCGAGCGGGAGTATGTGGAGACGCGCAGCGTTCTCGGTCTGGACACCGTCGACTGGGCCGCGCTCGGCACCATGGCCAGCGGCATCAGCAGCGGGTACCGGGTGGAGTACCACCCCGGCGGCCCGCCCGCCGAGCTGCTGGAGGCCTATGCCCGGGCCAAGGCGGAGGCGCAGACCGACGACGACGATCTCGACCTGACGCCGCGCTCGTCCGACCCGCAGCGGCTCCGCGAGTCACTGGAGACGCTGCACCGGCGGGGCCTGAAGCCGTACATCGTGCTGGCCATCCACGAGGCGACCGGGGCGGTGGCCGGCCTGACCGAGCTGGTGGTCCCGGCCCAGCATCCGGAACGCGCCGACCAGTACGACACGATTGTGGTCCGCGAGCACCGCGGTTACGGCATCGACCGGGCGATCAAGGCGCGCATGCTGTTCGAGCTGCGCGCCGCCGAGCCCGGCCTGAGCCAGGTGCAGACCTGGAACGCGCAGCACAACGAGTCGATGCTGAAGGTCAACGCCGAGCTGGGCTACCAGTCCGACCGCGACTGGTACGAGTACATCGCGGACGTGGGCCAGCTGGTCCAGCGTCTGGAGCCGCGCTAG
- a CDS encoding ATP-binding protein, with protein MFTDIEGSTRLARMLGDGYRAVLNAHRSLLRGALSDFGGVELLTEGDSFFVAFDNADAAVAACVEAQRRLAGYPWPRADAVPKVRMGLHTGRATPVGTEYASAEVHRAARVSAAAHGGQVLCSAATALAVTATYATAGHSRTAAAAAATLATVDLQALGAFRLRGFDDDEQLYQVVAPGLEREFPRPRTAEAPRHNLPAEHTTFVGRQAELAELAELLSGHRLVSVVGPGGAGKTRLSLAVAEQVLAAYPGGVWTIDAATASGGLPTALATALGLRPEPGRPMIETLVEQCAERRMLVILQTCDAAPGLTAALAHRLLARCRRLDVLTTGRAPLGLAGETVWRIPPMAPADAFALLSDRATAARGGRRGDDDEQLAELAARLEGSPLAIELAAARLRLMPADLLARRLDDPIGALDHDACGDGRHDSLRNNLDWSYRTLGSRAAELLRRLAVFAGPVDLATVDWCGEGALSALSELAEKSLIEVVPGPRYRMSGHVRSYALRQLTAAGDEAAVRARHLAWSLNVLETVAVDTDGQERTVSLTDLGPYVDEWQAALRWASADGDVRAGLRLAGALNPWWHEHGGTGEGRGLLSRLCERVGAETGPAELARAYLIQADLTDDRTERDDFLRRAERAARAAGDPALLVRALGSRRIRLDERGTEDAEQSCRSVIAQAERAGVAAESLPAVLALAELCWRRGALTEASELLGSARQMEAARPADRGRRAVDWMLGMVALCRGDLVAAHDHLVVALRSRLRHGFRGAAADAVAAIAVRCALGGDPATAAVLFGGAEAARGARRTESFGAFWSARQAEVRTALGDAAFDAAYADGAGLGFDRIVAMALAVEHPDLEGDAARFAQIVR; from the coding sequence ATGTTCACTGACATAGAGGGCTCGACACGGTTGGCCCGGATGCTCGGTGACGGCTATCGCGCTGTGCTGAACGCGCATCGCTCTCTGTTACGTGGCGCGCTGAGCGACTTCGGTGGCGTCGAACTTCTCACCGAGGGTGATTCCTTCTTCGTGGCCTTCGACAACGCCGACGCCGCGGTGGCGGCCTGTGTGGAGGCACAGCGCCGGCTGGCCGGCTATCCCTGGCCGCGCGCCGACGCCGTCCCGAAGGTCCGGATGGGATTGCACACCGGGCGCGCCACCCCGGTCGGCACCGAGTACGCCAGCGCCGAGGTGCACCGGGCCGCCCGGGTGTCCGCCGCCGCGCACGGCGGCCAGGTGCTCTGCTCGGCGGCCACCGCGCTGGCGGTGACCGCCACCTACGCCACCGCCGGGCACAGCCGGACCGCCGCCGCCGCGGCGGCCACCCTGGCCACCGTGGACCTGCAGGCGCTCGGCGCGTTCCGGCTGCGCGGCTTCGACGACGACGAGCAGCTCTACCAGGTGGTCGCGCCCGGCCTGGAACGCGAGTTCCCGCGGCCGCGCACCGCCGAGGCGCCCCGGCACAACCTGCCGGCCGAGCACACCACGTTCGTCGGGCGGCAGGCCGAGCTGGCCGAGCTGGCCGAGCTGCTCAGCGGGCACCGGCTGGTCAGCGTGGTCGGTCCGGGCGGTGCCGGCAAGACGCGGCTCAGCCTGGCGGTGGCCGAGCAGGTGCTCGCCGCGTACCCCGGTGGCGTGTGGACGATCGACGCGGCCACCGCGTCCGGTGGCTTGCCCACCGCCCTCGCCACGGCCCTCGGCCTGCGGCCGGAGCCGGGCCGGCCGATGATCGAGACCCTGGTCGAGCAGTGCGCCGAGCGCCGGATGCTGGTCATCCTGCAGACCTGCGACGCGGCGCCCGGCTTGACCGCGGCGCTGGCGCACCGGCTGCTGGCCCGCTGCCGCCGGCTGGACGTGCTGACCACCGGCCGGGCCCCGCTGGGGCTGGCCGGGGAAACCGTGTGGCGGATCCCGCCGATGGCGCCGGCCGACGCGTTCGCGCTGCTCAGCGACCGGGCCACGGCGGCCCGGGGCGGGCGGCGCGGTGACGACGACGAGCAGCTCGCCGAGCTGGCCGCCCGGCTGGAGGGCTCGCCGCTGGCCATCGAGCTGGCCGCCGCCCGGCTCCGGCTGATGCCGGCCGACCTGCTGGCCCGCCGGCTGGACGACCCGATCGGCGCGCTGGACCACGACGCGTGCGGCGACGGGCGGCACGACAGCCTGCGCAACAACCTGGACTGGTCGTACCGGACCCTGGGCAGCCGGGCCGCCGAGCTGCTGCGCCGGCTCGCGGTCTTCGCCGGGCCGGTGGACCTGGCCACCGTCGACTGGTGCGGTGAGGGTGCGCTCAGCGCGCTCTCCGAGCTGGCCGAGAAGTCGCTGATCGAGGTGGTGCCCGGGCCGCGGTACCGGATGTCCGGGCACGTCCGGTCGTACGCCCTGCGCCAGCTCACCGCCGCCGGTGACGAGGCCGCCGTGCGGGCCCGGCACCTGGCCTGGTCGCTGAACGTGCTGGAGACCGTCGCGGTGGACACCGACGGGCAGGAGCGGACCGTCTCGCTGACCGACCTCGGCCCGTACGTCGACGAGTGGCAGGCCGCGCTGCGCTGGGCGTCCGCCGACGGTGACGTCCGGGCCGGGCTGCGCCTGGCCGGCGCGCTGAACCCGTGGTGGCACGAGCATGGCGGCACCGGCGAGGGCCGTGGCCTGCTCAGCCGGCTCTGCGAACGGGTCGGCGCCGAGACCGGACCGGCCGAGCTGGCCCGGGCGTACCTGATCCAGGCCGACCTCACCGACGACCGTACGGAACGGGACGACTTCCTGCGCCGGGCCGAGCGGGCCGCGCGGGCGGCCGGTGACCCGGCCCTGCTGGTGCGGGCGCTGGGTAGCCGGCGGATCCGGCTGGACGAGCGCGGCACCGAGGACGCCGAACAGTCGTGCCGATCGGTGATCGCCCAGGCCGAGCGGGCCGGGGTGGCGGCCGAGTCGCTGCCGGCCGTGCTGGCGCTGGCCGAGCTGTGCTGGCGCCGGGGTGCGCTGACCGAGGCGTCCGAGCTGCTCGGCTCGGCCCGGCAGATGGAGGCGGCGCGCCCGGCGGACCGCGGCCGGCGGGCGGTGGACTGGATGCTCGGCATGGTCGCGCTGTGCCGCGGTGACCTGGTGGCCGCGCACGACCACCTGGTGGTGGCGTTGCGGTCCCGGCTGCGGCACGGGTTCCGGGGCGCTGCCGCGGACGCGGTGGCGGCCATCGCGGTCCGGTGCGCGCTGGGCGGGGACCCGGCCACGGCGGCCGTGCTGTTCGGCGGGGCCGAGGCGGCGCGCGGCGCCCGGCGGACCGAGTCGTTCGGCGCGTTCTGGTCGGCGCGGCAGGCCGAGGTGCGTACCGCGCTGGGTGACGCCGCGTTCGACGCCGCCTACGCCGACGGGGCCGGGCTGGGCTTCGACCGCATCGTGGCGATGGCGCTGGCCGTCGAGCACCCGGATCTGGAGGGCGACGCCGCCCGGTTCGCGCAGATAGTTCGCTGA
- the hemB gene encoding porphobilinogen synthase, with protein sequence MSFPDIRPRRLRRTPAIRRLVEETRLSPAELVLPLFVKEGLTEPRPISSLPGVVQHSRESLRKVAHEAVSAGIGGLMLFGVPDNMSKDETGSAGLDPDGILNVGLRDLRAEVGDATVIMGDLCIDEFTSHGHCGVLAADGSVDNDATLEIYAEMAVAQAAAGAHVVGPSGMMDGQVGVIRKALDRAGYQDVAVLAYAVKYAGAFYGPFREAVESTLKGDRRQYQQDPSNLRDALREVDLDVAEGADMVMVKPALPYLDVIAAVRDRVNVPVAAYQVSGEYAMVEAAAANGWIDRERTILETLTSIKRAGAQITLTYWALEAAQLLRTRY encoded by the coding sequence ATGTCCTTCCCCGACATCCGCCCGCGCCGCCTGCGGCGCACCCCGGCGATCCGCCGCCTGGTCGAGGAGACCCGGCTCTCCCCGGCCGAGCTGGTCCTGCCGCTCTTCGTCAAGGAGGGGCTGACCGAGCCGCGGCCGATCAGCTCCCTGCCGGGCGTCGTCCAGCACTCCCGCGAGTCGCTGCGCAAGGTCGCCCACGAGGCGGTCAGCGCCGGCATCGGCGGGCTGATGCTGTTCGGCGTGCCGGACAACATGAGCAAGGACGAGACCGGCTCGGCCGGCCTGGACCCGGACGGCATCCTCAACGTCGGCCTGCGCGACCTCAGGGCCGAGGTCGGCGACGCCACGGTGATCATGGGCGATCTCTGCATCGACGAGTTCACCTCGCACGGGCACTGCGGGGTGCTCGCCGCGGACGGCTCGGTGGACAACGACGCGACCCTCGAGATCTACGCCGAGATGGCGGTGGCCCAGGCCGCCGCCGGTGCGCACGTGGTCGGTCCGTCCGGGATGATGGACGGCCAGGTCGGTGTGATCCGCAAGGCGCTCGACCGGGCCGGGTACCAGGACGTGGCGGTGCTCGCGTACGCCGTGAAGTACGCCGGCGCGTTCTACGGCCCGTTCCGGGAGGCCGTGGAGTCGACGCTGAAGGGTGACCGGCGGCAGTACCAGCAGGACCCGTCGAACCTGCGGGACGCGCTGCGCGAGGTCGACCTGGACGTGGCCGAGGGCGCGGACATGGTGATGGTGAAGCCGGCCCTGCCCTACCTCGACGTGATCGCCGCGGTCCGCGACCGGGTGAACGTCCCGGTCGCCGCGTACCAGGTCTCCGGCGAGTACGCGATGGTCGAGGCGGCCGCCGCGAACGGCTGGATCGACCGCGAGCGCACCATCCTGGAGACGCTGACCTCGATCAAACGAGCCGGCGCCCAGATCACCCTCACCTACTGGGCCCTGGAAGCCGCGCAGCTGCTCCGCACCCGGTATTGA
- a CDS encoding FmdB family zinc ribbon protein, with protein MPRYDYRCRACGATFEVSRPMREAAEPATCPQGHGDTVKLLSTVAVTGRGGAAPAGPSGGGGGCCGGGCGC; from the coding sequence ATGCCACGTTATGACTACCGCTGCCGCGCCTGCGGCGCCACCTTCGAGGTCAGCCGCCCGATGCGGGAGGCCGCCGAGCCGGCCACCTGCCCGCAGGGTCACGGCGACACGGTCAAGCTGCTGTCCACTGTCGCCGTCACCGGTCGCGGTGGCGCCGCTCCGGCCGGGCCGTCCGGTGGTGGCGGCGGTTGCTGTGGCGGGGGATGCGGCTGCTGA
- the hemC gene encoding hydroxymethylbilane synthase, translating to MTVKPLRLGTRGSKLALTQSRMVADELTAATGRAVELVRIVTPGDTSSAPVAQLGVGVFVSALRDALLADEIDFAVHSYKDLPTGEHPRLHIAAVPRREDPRDVLIARDGRALADLPPGSVVGTGAVRRIAQLRALGLELQVTPIRGNIDTRMARVLGPEADLDAVILARAGVSRIGRADEITETLDPTLMLPAPAQGALAVECRSGDTDLVELLATLDHAPTRAAVLAERALLATLEAGCAAPVAAYARLVRGGHAGSVLGDGRGEEMIHLRGAVISPDGVRAIRLSRTGTPAGAAEIGKALAADLLDAGADTLMGSTE from the coding sequence ATGACCGTCAAGCCGCTGCGCCTCGGTACCCGGGGCAGCAAACTCGCGCTCACCCAGTCGCGGATGGTCGCCGACGAGCTGACCGCGGCCACCGGCCGTGCCGTCGAGCTGGTCCGCATCGTCACGCCCGGTGACACCTCGTCCGCGCCGGTGGCCCAGCTCGGCGTCGGGGTGTTCGTCTCCGCGCTGCGGGACGCGCTGCTGGCCGACGAGATCGACTTCGCTGTCCACTCGTACAAGGACCTGCCCACCGGCGAGCACCCCCGGCTGCACATCGCGGCGGTGCCCCGGCGGGAGGACCCGCGGGACGTCCTGATCGCCCGGGACGGGCGCGCCCTGGCCGACCTGCCGCCCGGCTCGGTGGTCGGCACCGGCGCCGTCCGGCGGATCGCCCAGCTCCGGGCTCTCGGCCTGGAGTTGCAGGTCACGCCGATCCGAGGCAACATCGACACCCGCATGGCGCGGGTGCTCGGTCCGGAGGCCGACCTCGACGCGGTCATCCTGGCCCGGGCCGGGGTGTCCCGCATCGGCCGTGCCGACGAGATCACCGAGACGCTGGACCCGACGCTCATGCTGCCCGCCCCGGCCCAGGGTGCGCTGGCTGTCGAGTGCCGGTCCGGCGACACCGACCTGGTCGAGCTGCTGGCCACGCTCGACCACGCACCGACCCGGGCCGCCGTGCTGGCGGAACGGGCGTTGCTGGCCACGCTGGAGGCCGGGTGTGCCGCCCCGGTCGCCGCTTACGCCCGCCTCGTCCGGGGTGGGCATGCCGGCTCTGTCCTCGGGGACGGGCGCGGCGAGGAGATGATTCACCTGCGCGGTGCGGTGATCAGCCCGGATGGGGTTCGAGCCATCCGGCTGTCGCGCACCGGAACGCCCGCCGGGGCGGCGGAGATCGGCAAGGCACTTGCCGCCGATCTCCTCGACGCCGGCGCCGATACCCTGATGGGGAGCACAGAATGA
- a CDS encoding potassium channel family protein: MIHLPLVRQGPLRALAVRLVMAFTLVVTAVAIVYADRDGYRDVNGDGLSLLDCFYYAVVSLSTTGYGDITPATQSARLINVLFITPARVLFLIILVGTTLEVLTDQYRRGLRIARWRRKLKDHVIICGYGTKGRAAVDALLETGYDKSRIVIVENRESAVRQAAANGFAVIEGNATRSAVLLDADVKNCKSVIIATDQDEASVLITLTVRQLTAGQVRIIAAVREQENAALLKQSGAHHVIVSSSTAGRLLGLTTTAPPLIDVVEDLLTPGQGMALAMRSAERAEVGRNPRELPTLVVALIRRGKVLPLGGEQAVTIETGDLLVYIRDEDSTSTGVSV, encoded by the coding sequence ATGATTCACCTCCCACTGGTCCGACAGGGACCGCTGAGAGCCCTCGCCGTCCGGCTGGTGATGGCGTTCACCCTCGTGGTCACCGCGGTGGCGATCGTCTACGCGGACCGCGACGGGTACCGCGACGTCAACGGGGACGGGCTCAGCCTGCTCGACTGCTTCTACTACGCGGTCGTCTCGCTCTCCACCACCGGGTACGGCGACATCACCCCGGCCACCCAGAGCGCCCGGCTGATCAACGTCCTGTTCATCACCCCCGCTCGGGTGCTCTTCCTGATCATCCTGGTCGGTACCACGCTGGAAGTGCTGACCGACCAGTACCGCAGGGGCCTGCGGATCGCCCGGTGGAGGCGCAAGTTGAAGGACCACGTGATCATCTGCGGTTACGGCACCAAGGGCCGGGCCGCTGTCGACGCGCTGCTGGAGACCGGTTACGACAAGTCCCGCATCGTGATCGTGGAGAACCGGGAGTCGGCCGTCCGGCAGGCCGCGGCGAACGGCTTCGCGGTGATCGAGGGCAACGCCACCCGTTCCGCGGTGCTGCTCGACGCCGACGTGAAGAACTGCAAGTCGGTGATCATCGCGACCGACCAGGACGAGGCGTCGGTGCTGATCACTCTGACCGTGCGACAGCTGACCGCCGGCCAGGTGCGGATCATCGCGGCGGTCCGCGAGCAGGAGAACGCGGCGCTGCTCAAACAGTCCGGCGCGCACCACGTGATCGTCTCGTCGTCCACGGCGGGCCGGCTGCTCGGCCTGACCACCACCGCGCCGCCGCTGATCGACGTCGTGGAGGACCTGCTCACCCCGGGCCAGGGGATGGCGCTGGCGATGCGCTCGGCGGAACGCGCCGAGGTCGGCCGCAACCCGCGCGAGCTGCCGACGCTGGTGGTGGCCTTGATCCGGCGCGGCAAGGTGCTCCCGCTCGGCGGCGAGCAGGCCGTCACCATCGAAACCGGCGACCTGCTGGTCTACATCCGCGACGAGGACAGCACGTCGACAGGGGTGTCGGTCTGA